One window of the Acaryochloris sp. CCMEE 5410 genome contains the following:
- a CDS encoding sigma 54-interacting transcriptional regulator yields the protein MASSEDKKAWLQEHTDLNIFPEKILDRLARKVKVQTLEANRRLILEDTLPDAVYILRQGHLESYHTSLVDTAQVCSLLPGAVLHLFDILLEQPTLQTIITLTDCEFWVISKQDLLKIAGEYQDVTRIVSQKLSKDLAHVSRELVAEQERQAILRPYLVPRVNRGIVGSSRYAKRLREQLKEAARTRHSAIIFGEPGLEKDNAAALIHFGSNQRREPMVKINCNTLQISGADLFGRVGGKPGLLEAVGEGTVLLNNIQDLPPSLCPKLRQLLETQTYLPVQRDGAAVKPRTSNARLIFTAEKIQPELDGEIFHRIKIPPLRVSKADVGAQVQYYISLLSKEQGFAKRQLTPEALRRLQSYNYPGNIVELHSLVERAIAQSSPNEDLTAEIFWAAQDRQQRFRLNLLNANPWLRRFLRSPWWPTRINYGLVLPLFIFVVIILFVGPQQRSQNFALNLFWAWWWPLILIGFPFVGRLWCSVCPFMICGELLQKLSLWLVPRQLQRWPRQQAEQWGGWFLFSLFALIFLWEELWNLEDTAYLSSCLLLLITAGAVICSQIFERRFWCRYLCPIGGMNGLFAKLSMTELRAQQGTCSAECSTYQCYKGGPEKGEGQETDGCPLYSHPAQLEDNRDCVLCMTCLQACPHRSVEFNLRPPGIELWTTHTPRIYEAALLLLLLGGIFLHRLPELQTWLGLDLQLQQFSAHLLVSVLVLGIAALIPLLTHTVLCRISTKLKPRPFIELVYGYLPLVLGGTLAHYLRLGLTEAGQILPVTWATFGFSGVGLPVWVAHPAVVSFLQGSTILTAVFLTWVLTQKIARQPITVLLPQHMTSLGLGFCLWSVIVGI from the coding sequence ATGGCATCCTCAGAGGACAAAAAGGCTTGGTTACAGGAGCATACTGATTTAAATATCTTTCCTGAAAAGATCCTGGATCGGCTGGCGAGAAAGGTAAAAGTACAGACCTTGGAAGCCAATCGGCGGTTAATTTTAGAGGATACGTTGCCGGATGCTGTATATATTTTGCGTCAAGGCCATCTTGAAAGTTATCACACCAGTTTGGTGGATACGGCCCAGGTCTGTAGCTTGTTACCGGGGGCGGTGCTACATCTATTCGATATCTTGCTTGAACAGCCGACGCTTCAAACCATCATTACTTTAACGGATTGCGAATTTTGGGTCATTTCTAAACAAGACCTGCTCAAGATCGCGGGTGAATATCAAGACGTGACCCGAATTGTGTCGCAAAAGCTATCTAAGGATTTAGCCCATGTTTCACGGGAATTGGTGGCTGAACAGGAACGACAAGCCATCCTCAGACCCTATTTGGTCCCTAGAGTAAATAGGGGAATCGTCGGTTCTAGCCGCTATGCAAAGCGGTTGCGAGAACAGCTAAAAGAGGCAGCACGCACCCGCCATTCAGCGATTATCTTTGGTGAACCCGGTCTAGAGAAGGATAATGCTGCTGCTTTGATTCACTTTGGCTCAAACCAACGACGGGAGCCGATGGTGAAGATCAACTGTAATACGCTTCAAATCAGTGGGGCCGATTTGTTCGGTCGCGTGGGGGGTAAGCCTGGGCTGCTAGAAGCGGTAGGTGAGGGTACTGTTCTTCTCAATAATATTCAAGATCTGCCGCCTTCATTATGTCCAAAGCTACGACAGCTGTTAGAAACCCAAACTTACTTACCGGTTCAAAGAGACGGGGCTGCTGTTAAGCCCCGAACCAGCAACGCTCGTTTAATCTTTACGGCTGAGAAAATTCAGCCGGAACTGGATGGGGAGATTTTTCATCGAATTAAGATACCGCCGTTGCGAGTCAGTAAGGCGGATGTGGGTGCCCAAGTTCAGTACTATATCAGTCTGCTTTCTAAAGAACAGGGTTTTGCTAAGCGCCAGCTGACCCCTGAAGCTTTACGACGACTCCAAAGCTACAATTATCCGGGCAATATTGTCGAGTTACATAGCTTGGTGGAGCGTGCGATCGCACAATCGTCTCCCAACGAAGATCTCACCGCAGAAATCTTTTGGGCGGCCCAAGATCGCCAGCAGCGCTTCCGCCTTAACCTGCTGAATGCTAACCCTTGGTTGCGCCGCTTTCTCCGTAGTCCCTGGTGGCCCACCCGCATTAACTATGGATTAGTCTTACCCCTGTTTATTTTTGTGGTGATCATTTTATTTGTGGGGCCTCAGCAGCGAAGCCAGAACTTTGCCTTGAACTTATTTTGGGCTTGGTGGTGGCCGTTGATATTAATCGGTTTTCCCTTTGTGGGCCGCCTCTGGTGCTCTGTTTGTCCCTTTATGATTTGTGGTGAACTGCTGCAAAAACTGTCTTTGTGGCTGGTGCCTAGGCAGCTGCAGCGCTGGCCCCGGCAGCAGGCCGAGCAGTGGGGGGGCTGGTTCTTGTTTAGTCTGTTTGCTTTGATTTTTCTCTGGGAAGAGCTGTGGAATTTAGAAGATACGGCCTATCTGTCGAGTTGTCTGCTGCTGTTGATTACGGCGGGGGCAGTGATTTGTTCTCAGATTTTTGAACGGCGGTTTTGGTGTCGATATCTCTGTCCCATCGGGGGAATGAACGGGCTATTTGCCAAACTGTCCATGACTGAGCTGAGGGCGCAACAAGGCACCTGTTCTGCTGAGTGCAGTACCTATCAATGCTATAAAGGTGGACCTGAAAAAGGAGAAGGACAGGAAACTGACGGTTGCCCTCTCTATTCCCATCCCGCCCAGTTGGAAGACAACCGAGACTGTGTGCTCTGTATGACCTGTTTACAGGCTTGCCCTCACCGCTCCGTTGAGTTCAATTTGCGTCCACCAGGCATTGAACTGTGGACGACCCATACCCCTCGGATCTATGAGGCCGCTCTGCTCCTACTGTTGCTAGGGGGGATATTCCTGCATCGATTACCCGAGCTGCAGACCTGGCTGGGGTTAGATTTGCAATTACAGCAATTCTCAGCTCATTTACTGGTGTCGGTGTTGGTGTTGGGAATCGCTGCTTTAATTCCTTTGCTCACCCATACAGTTCTATGTCGCATCAGTACTAAATTGAAACCTCGACCCTTTATCGAATTGGTCTATGGATATTTGCCTTTAGTTCTGGGTGGTACCTTAGCCCACTATTTAAGGTTGGGACTCACAGAAGCAGGCCAAATCCTTCCGGTCACCTGGGCCACGTTTGGTTTTTCTGGTGTCGGTCTACCCGTGTGGGTAGCTCATCCTGCGGTGGTTAGTTTTCTTCAGGGTTCTACGATATTGACGGCAGTTTTTTTGACATGGGTGCTAACTCAAAAAATTGCCCGGCAACCCATTACTGTTCTGCTGCCCCAGCATATGACCAGCCTAGGACTAGGATTCTGTTTATGGTCTGTGATTGTGGGGATTTGA